Below is a window of Aerococcus viridans DNA.
TAAGTCCCAAAGAAGATGGTCAATACATAAGTTAAACCAGTGATAATCTCAATCATTGGCGTGTAAGCCGCATCTGCTTGGTAAACTTTACGGTTCATTTCGACAACCTGGTCTGTTTTTTCAACGAAGTCTTGGTAGTAGTCTTCTTCTTCACCGAACGTTTTGATGACTTTCATCCCAGAAACATTTTCTTGGACTTCGTCATTTAAACTTGAAAAAGCTTCAAGCGATTTACGGAACCGCTTGTTAATGATTCGACCTAGAACACGGGCCACCACAATTAGAAATGGGAATGGCAGAATAGTCACTAGGGTTAATTGCCAGTCGATTAAGACAAACATAGAGAACAAGGTCACGACTGAAATGGAGATAGAATCCGTTAAGGTCAGAATCCCCCCACCAGCAACAAAACGCAAGGCCGCTAAGTCATTTGTGGCATGGGCCATCAAGTCACCCGTCCGATATTTATGGTAAAAGGTAGCGTCCATTTTTGTGAAATGACTAAACAAACGATTACGCATAATTGATTCTAGTAAAGTCGAATTCCCAAAAATAATTGTCCGCCAACCGTAGCGAAGTACATACATAATAATAGCCAATAACAATATAAGGCCGGTTTGAGTGATTAATAATTGCCCAGTTAAAGAGCCTGCTGACAACTGGTCAACCATATTCCCTACAATTCTAGGGGTCATAGCTGATAGAATCGCACAGGTAACCAATGCCGTTATCCCAAAGGCATAGCTCTTCCACCGCAATTTAAAAAACCAACCCAATTTTTTAAAAATTGAAAACATTTCTTCCCTCCTAAATAAATTCTCACCTATTATCTAACAAATATTGACCAATTGCGAAAATTAATACCCGCATATAGATAAAAAATTTGATTAGACAACGAAACAGCCTCCGTATGCCTTATTAGCTACGGAGGCTATTGTTGATATTAAGCGCTTGGTGGCGCTTTAATCTCATCATTTAGATTTTTTGTTCGATTTCTTCATAGATTGTGTGATTTGACGCACACGTTTTTCTGAAGGTTTTTGACCCATTGACATCATCATTGAACGAATCATGTCATCAGAAATTGGTGGATTTTCTTCAAAATAGTTCACCATATATTTACGGGCGATAAAGAATCCCCCAACAGCACCTAAAATAGCTGCGATAATTACGATTAAAATCCAAGCTCCTGTACTTAGCATAGTCTCTACACTCCTCTCATCTGTTTACAAGATAAAATTTTACTAAAGTATTGCCCCTTTTGCAAAGCTTTTCATTAACTATACACCCTTAAAAGTCAACTGGTGCAATACGTCCTGGAAATTATCAGGAATTGGCGCATCAAAGACCATATGTTCACCAGTTATCGGGTGGTCTAATTCTAAGCGGTGGGCATGTAATAATTGGCCGTTTTCACTGAAGAACCGCTCTTTATATTGCCTTGCATACAAAGGATCATCCACGATTGGATGGTTGATAAAATTAGCATGAACACGAATTTGGTGGGTTCTACCTGTTTCCAGTTGGAAGTTGACTAAGGTATAACCAACGTACCGGTGTTTGACCGTAAAATGCGTAACTGCGTGACGACCAGCTTCGTTGGCTTCAAATTTCAACCGATCTTTTTCATGACGGCGGATTGGCGCATCAATGGTCCCGCCCGCTTCAAAAATTTCACCATATACTAAACCTGTATAAATTCGTGTCATTTGGTGGTTAGCCACTTGTTCAGTAAGATTTTCAAGGGCTGCTTGTGATTTAGCGACCACTAATAATCCGGTGGTGTCCTTGTCTAAACGGTGGACAATACCTGGTCTAAAAGACTCGCGACCAACCGCTAGTTGCGACCCATTTTCCTGTACATGGTATAACAAACCATTCACTAGGGTATTGGTTAGGTGGTTGACTGAAGGATGCACGACCAAATTGACTGGTTTAGTGACCACCAAAATGTCATCATCTTCAAATACGATATCTAAAGCCATCTTTTCGGCTACTGGTTTAAATTCTTCCGCTTCTGCAGGGGTCGGTTTTTCAACTCCGACTAAGTCTCCATTAACCAAGGCTTGTGAGGCTTTTGCCACCTTGCCATTTACTGTGACCAATTTGTCCTTGATCCATTTTTTGATTGTTGTCCGGCTTTCGTCTGTAAATTGGTTAGTCACGAATTGGTCTAAACGCAAGCCGTCTTCACCCGTATAAGTATAATTAAATACTGTCTTTTCTTCTGTCAAAATGACACTCCTCACTTGTTAGCGGTTCTTCTTTCCAACTGGTCTTCGGGGGTAGTGATCATGTAGACAATCATCATAATGACACCAATGGTTAAACAAACATCCGCTATGTTAAATATTGGGAAATCCATAAATTCTAATCGAAACATGTCGATCACGTAGTTTAAATGCAGGCGGTCGATAAAGTTACCCAATGCTCCTGCAATCATAAAGGAAAGGCCTGTAGCCAGTAGCGGCGCGCCTTTAGCTTCCTTATGGAGCATATAGACGAGGACTGCCACAACAGCAACAGTAATGATATAAAATAGCCACATTTGCCCTGAGAAAATTCCCCAAGCAGCTCCATCATTTTGGATATAAAAGAAGGAAAGAATGCCTGGTATGAAATCTTGTCCTTCATTGACAGCAAAATTGGCCACTGTCCAATACTTCACGATTTGGTCAATACCAACTAAAATTACGATTAATAGATAATTCAGTAACATAAATCCTCCTGAGCCACACGGCTGATATTATTTAAATATATTATACCATTATTCTAGTTTATTTATTGGCTGATTTGGCTTGGCGAATCCCGTCTTTAGCTAATTGGTCAGCGTGCTCATTATATTGGTTACCTGTGTGGGCTGCGACTTTCACAAAGCCGATAGCTAGGTTCTTGGCCTGTTCTTGCATATATTGCTGATATTCCTTGGTATAATTGTTTTTGGCCTGCCAAGATTTTAAGGCCCACTCAGCAATCCCCATATAATCATGGTAAATTACGACATTTTTAGCCCCTGATTTTTGCGCAATTTTAACCGCATGCATCGCAGCGATAATTTCACCGGCTACATTCCGCATTTTAGCTAAACCTTCTGTGTTACGACCACCCTTGAAAGTTTTGACTGTATCCTGGTATAAGACTACACCCCCGTAGCCAAAATAACCAGAATTTTTATCGAAAGAACCGTCTACATAAACGGACATGGTATCAGCATCAACCTGGCCGTTTTTACCGTCTTTTGTTAGCCAGCGGATTTCTTCCCCTTGACTCGTTTTAGACACCGGTCGTGCCCCATTACCCATAAAGGCTTCTGCCTCTTCTAGGCTAGTAAATGACTTATAGACTGCACCCGAAAAGCCTTTAACTTGTTTCTGACAGTCAGGCCAGGTCTTGTAGATTCCTGGTGTTTTTCCTTTTTTCACTGCATAAAATTTTGCCATGGTTATTCAACCGCTCGCTTTCTATTCTTGTAGAATGGTGATATTACTATATCTATCTGAATGGATTATACTGATTCTCAGACTTACTTTCTCACTTTCTCTAATAATTTTAGCAAAAAAAAGTGAGACCTAAGCCCCACTTCCCTTCACTGGCTTTTGAAATACCACCAGCGTTCATTGTTTTTTTATAAGCGGGTGACGAGAATCGAACTCGCGACGATAGCTTGGAAGGCTATGGTTTTACCACTAAACTACACCCGCATGCAAAACTAATACAAGAGATAGTATACCACCTTCTGTATTACTTTTGCAAGTGTTTTTAGACAAAAAAAGTTTTTAATGCATCTAAAGATATAATCATTTTCTGTGTAACCGGCCGTCCCCAAATGGTTTCAAGGGCTTGGGCATATAGATCCATTTGCCCTTGGTAACGGTCGATCAAGGTTTGTTCTTGCTGGCTTTCATTTAGATAAGCAATCCGGTCAGTCTTAAAGTCATACAGGAAGATTTCATCCTGTAACAAAATAAAACCATCAATTGTCCCGTGGACCAACAAGTCATCATCTGTTGCCATATCCGTAAAGATTTCTGATCCAGCAACCATCAGAGAGAATGTTTCTTCTCTATATACGTGGTCAACTTGTTTCAAAATCAATTGCCCCACTGCCGTATCGAAGAAGGCTACTAGTTTATCCACTTGAATATGGGGCCAAAGTTGTTGGCTTAAAACTCCTCTTTGGCATAGGTCATCAAAGAGGGCTTTAAAGGTCGCTTCACTTGGTTTAGCCCTTAAGTTCACCTTCTGCATTAACAAATGGGCCGCTGACCCAATAGCTGTTGGTGTGACAGCTTGTTCTCTGGCCAAGAAACTCGGTTGGTCATAGTCTTCTTCTATATAACGGAAGGTCTTAGTCAATTTATTTTGATTGTTAACTGACCAAGGTTGCAAGTCCTGGTCACTTGGATCTTGAAGCATCCGTTTCAATTCTGATACTGATTGGAAGGATGTTGTCTTGGTCGCCGATTGATAAGCATAATCGAAGTCGGCAGCTGGTAGCTGAATGACTTGTTTATTATCTTGATCATCGGTAGCCATTTTGTCATCTGAAAATATGGCCGCTAAAAGTTCTGCTTGGTCAACTTGGTTGGATTCATCGACTTTCTGTACCCACTTACTACGGGCCGCAAGTGCATCTTCGCTAGAAACGACTGCAACCCGGAAATTGGTCTTGGTGTTGGCTAGATAGTCTGGAATATGGACTGAATGGTTGACCTCGTCAAAATCGTGGTGGCGCATCAGCGCTGGGCCAATCCAATCAAGTAGATTGTTGGCTTTAATCCGGCCTGAGGGCGATAGTTGCTCGTCTTTCATCAAAAGCCCTTGCCACTTGCCAATCGTGGTATCGAAGTTTTTTACCATACCCACTAATACCAGTTGCTGTTCCGCTCGAGTTAAGGCCACGTATAATTTTCGCATTTCTTCAGCCAACATGTCTTTCTTCTCAAAACGTTTAGCCATCATTTCAAACATATTTGGATAGGTGATGTGGCGTGTTCTATCAGACAATTTCACCCCAATACCGATAGTGTCATTATAAATCACCGGATTCCTTAGGTCTTGAGTGTTAAAACGCTTGGAAATGTTATACACGTAAACGAGCGGAAACTCTAAACCTTTTGAATGATGAATAGTATAGACATGGACCGCAGATCGCGCTTCGTCCCCGTGTTTGGGTGCTTGCAGGTCGTTGTCTTTCTCTTGAATTTTCTCAACAAAGCGGATAAATTGGAAAATCCCCTTAAAGGCTGATGCTTCATAGTCAGACGCCAATTTATAAAAACCATGCAAGTTATTTTGCCGGATCTCCCCATTTGGCATCCCACCAACATAATCAAGGAAGCCCGTATCTGTATAAATTTGCCAGATTAAAGTCGCCAACGGTTTGTCGCGGGCGATGTCTCGCCACGCTAAGTGCCAATCATTCAAAGTCCGCAATTTTTCAGCTACTCTTTCATCTTGCCCTTCATCCATTGCCATATAAGTTTTCATGGCGTCATAGTAGGTGGCCTGTTTGTTGGCAATCCGGATTTTCGCTAGGTCTTGTTCATTTAAGCCAATAATTGGTGACCGCAAAATAGCCGCCAGTGGGATATCTTGGTAAGGATTATTGATAAATTTTAAGACATTCAACATGACACGGATTTCTGTACGCTGGAAATAGTTCGCCGAATCATCCAACATCAAAGGAATTTTATATTGAGCAAAAACATCCTCTAATTCCGAATGGTGACGTCTAGTTGCTACAAGAATTACTATGTCATTAAAGGTGATGGGCCTATCCACCTGTAGCTTTTTATCATAAATCATGTGCTGGTTGTTAACCTTGTCCAAAATGGATTGGGCAATCAATTCTGCTTGCATTTTCGTCCCATTTGAGACGTCGCCTTCTAGACCATCTAAACCTTCCTGGTCGTAATCGCTAGATTTACCGCCATCTTCCTCTTCGTAAAGGAGGATTTCAGTCTGCATTCGGTCGGTTTCTGGATAGGCGGTAAAGCCCAATTTAAGGGCTGCATCCTCATCATAAGCAATCTGCCCCACTTGTGGATCCATGACTTGGCGGAAGATAAAGTTGGTAAAATCAAGGACATCTGCTCTTGACCGGAAGTTTTCCGCTAAGACAATCCTTTGCCCTCCATTACCATCCGCGAATTGGTTGAATTTATGGATAAATAAACCTGGTTCAGCAAAGCGGAAACGGTAAATCGACTGCTTCACATCCCCCACCATGAACATATTTGGATGTTCCGGATTCCCTGATACAGCTTGTAGAATGGCTTCCTGTAAGGCGTTGACATCCTGATACTCATCCACCATGACTTCAGTGAACTTATCCCGATAGTAAGCCTTAGCCTCATTCATAGTATTGACGTTTCCACTCATACTTTCGCCGTCGCCAGCTTCTGTGTCCGCTAACTGCTTACTTAAAATTTGATAGGTGAAAAGTTCAATATCTGAGAAATCTAAGATTCTTTGGTCAAATTTATGGGCTGTCATTCGTTCAGTAAAGACCTTCTCCACATTTATAATAGCTTGCCCAAGTTTTTTAGCCTCTTGAATAAAGAGGCCTTGATATTGCTCGTCAAAAGTAAAGTAAGGCATGATATCCTTGTCGAATACGTCCTTAATTGTTTTATTGTGTCGTTTTCCTAACTGAGTTCGTAAATCAATTTGCGCGTCGTTACCATCTTCAAAGTCCTTCTTACTCATTGAAACTAAAGCTGGGAAAGATGTTGCAATAATTTGTTGGTAAGCATCCTTATAAGAGGCCCTCACATTCGTCTTCAATTGGTCTAAGTAAGCTAACTTTTCTTTCATAGAAGTGGCCATTTTTTCAAAACCAACCGCTTCAGCAACCGGCAGGTCTTCGATATACAAACGAATAGTATTTTCGAGGGCTTCAATTTCATCTATTAAAGTAGGGACCACATATTCTTGATAAAAAGCAGACTCACCATAGGGGGTATCCTCATCCGGATATTTGGCTACTAATCCATCTAACCAGTCGTTTGGATGGGTATGGACCCGAGACTTGTTGTATAGGTCAAAAATCAGCTGGTCAATTTTGTCATCTTTACGGTCGGAAGCAAAGTGTTTTGCCATACGTAAATAATCTGGATTGCCTTCTGCTAATAAGTCCTCTTTCAAGGCCTCCCAAACATTTTCAAAATGCATCATATTTTCAGTTTCATCGGTTAACAATCGGTAAACTGGGTCTAGATCAATCAAGAAATAATAACGTTGGATGACTTGCTTACAAAAGGCGTCAATGGTTGAAATATTGGCTTGCGGCAATTTGGCGATTTGTTGCAGATAATGTTGACGGCTGTCAGCGTCAGATTCTTCATTGATCATTTCTTGAAAGGCTACTTCCAACCGCTCTTTCATTTCACTAGCCGCTTTTTCGGTAAACGTTACAACCAGTAACTCATCCACCCCATAGCCGCGTCGTACCTTTTGCAAGATACGTTGGACAAGGACACTCGTTTTACCAGATCCAGCAGAGGCTGAAACGAGCAGGTTATCCCCTTCTAAATGAATCGCTGCCCATTGGTCGGCTGTATAACGGGCATTAGCTTCTGTTTGTAATGGAATAGTGGTTTGTTTCTGTCTATTCTTCATCGTCTGTCTGGTCCTCCTCTGCTACATTTTCATCTACATGGGCATCTGTCATTAAGGCTTGGAAAAATTCATCCTGATCCATAGACGGATTTGGTCGATATTTATTGGTATAGTCCGTTGCATCAAACATAGATACAGACCGGTAAGGCTCAGTCATGGACGGAATGTACGGATCATCATCAAGCGGATTTAAAGCAATATGGCCAGACACAATTTGTTCTGCTGTAGCCACAATCTTCTCTTCCACAAAGGCTAACAACTTATTCAACTCATCCTTGGTTAAGACTTTGGCAGCTTTAGTGAAATCGCCATCTTTCTTCCGGCTCACCGCATAAACGCTCGACTTCCCACCTGGTTCAAGTCCTTCGCTATGAATATCTTCTAATAGATCATAGTCAGCCCGTACATAACCCGACAGTTTCAAGTCGGCCAAAATTTGATCCGCTATATGTTTGTCAGTCAAGTCTGTTTGCTTTTTAATTTTCACTTGAGGTTGGAAAATCCGTTGGTAGAAAGCACCTAGTGGCAAGGCAGTTTGCCCATCTTGATTTAACTGGTCTAAAGCCACCTTCAAATAAGTATAAAGCTGCAATTGGGACCCTACATAAATCTGGTCAAATTTCACATCATGAGCCGATGACTTATAATCCACCACTTGGATGAAGTTTTGTTCCAGGCCATTTTCAACCTGTGACACCGCATCAATCCGGTCGATTTTACCGCGCAAACGAACTTCTTGTCCGTTTGCTAAAGTGAAATGCGTGATGGTCTCTTCTTCCTCGTCCTCATTTTGGGTGTAGCCAAATCGTTGTTCCGTTTCGATAGTTTTCACATTAACCGCCTGCCGTTGCTTGATCATATTTTCAACCAGTAACTGAATGGTCTCTTTCATCGATTCCTGCAAGTAACTATTGCGGTGGTTAACCTTAAAAATCGTGTACTCAGGATAGACATCCGGATCATTTAACTTATCC
It encodes the following:
- the lspA gene encoding signal peptidase II translates to MLLNYLLIVILVGIDQIVKYWTVANFAVNEGQDFIPGILSFFYIQNDGAAWGIFSGQMWLFYIITVAVVAVLVYMLHKEAKGAPLLATGLSFMIAGALGNFIDRLHLNYVIDMFRLEFMDFPIFNIADVCLTIGVIMMIVYMITTPEDQLERRTANK
- a CDS encoding RluA family pseudouridine synthase produces the protein MTEEKTVFNYTYTGEDGLRLDQFVTNQFTDESRTTIKKWIKDKLVTVNGKVAKASQALVNGDLVGVEKPTPAEAEEFKPVAEKMALDIVFEDDDILVVTKPVNLVVHPSVNHLTNTLVNGLLYHVQENGSQLAVGRESFRPGIVHRLDKDTTGLLVVAKSQAALENLTEQVANHQMTRIYTGLVYGEIFEAGGTIDAPIRRHEKDRLKFEANEAGRHAVTHFTVKHRYVGYTLVNFQLETGRTHQIRVHANFINHPIVDDPLYARQYKERFFSENGQLLHAHRLELDHPITGEHMVFDAPIPDNFQDVLHQLTFKGV
- the addA gene encoding helicase-exonuclease AddAB subunit AddA, coding for MKNRQKQTTIPLQTEANARYTADQWAAIHLEGDNLLVSASAGSGKTSVLVQRILQKVRRGYGVDELLVVTFTEKAASEMKERLEVAFQEMINEESDADSRQHYLQQIAKLPQANISTIDAFCKQVIQRYYFLIDLDPVYRLLTDETENMMHFENVWEALKEDLLAEGNPDYLRMAKHFASDRKDDKIDQLIFDLYNKSRVHTHPNDWLDGLVAKYPDEDTPYGESAFYQEYVVPTLIDEIEALENTIRLYIEDLPVAEAVGFEKMATSMKEKLAYLDQLKTNVRASYKDAYQQIIATSFPALVSMSKKDFEDGNDAQIDLRTQLGKRHNKTIKDVFDKDIMPYFTFDEQYQGLFIQEAKKLGQAIINVEKVFTERMTAHKFDQRILDFSDIELFTYQILSKQLADTEAGDGESMSGNVNTMNEAKAYYRDKFTEVMVDEYQDVNALQEAILQAVSGNPEHPNMFMVGDVKQSIYRFRFAEPGLFIHKFNQFADGNGGQRIVLAENFRSRADVLDFTNFIFRQVMDPQVGQIAYDEDAALKLGFTAYPETDRMQTEILLYEEEDGGKSSDYDQEGLDGLEGDVSNGTKMQAELIAQSILDKVNNQHMIYDKKLQVDRPITFNDIVILVATRRHHSELEDVFAQYKIPLMLDDSANYFQRTEIRVMLNVLKFINNPYQDIPLAAILRSPIIGLNEQDLAKIRIANKQATYYDAMKTYMAMDEGQDERVAEKLRTLNDWHLAWRDIARDKPLATLIWQIYTDTGFLDYVGGMPNGEIRQNNLHGFYKLASDYEASAFKGIFQFIRFVEKIQEKDNDLQAPKHGDEARSAVHVYTIHHSKGLEFPLVYVYNISKRFNTQDLRNPVIYNDTIGIGVKLSDRTRHITYPNMFEMMAKRFEKKDMLAEEMRKLYVALTRAEQQLVLVGMVKNFDTTIGKWQGLLMKDEQLSPSGRIKANNLLDWIGPALMRHHDFDEVNHSVHIPDYLANTKTNFRVAVVSSEDALAARSKWVQKVDESNQVDQAELLAAIFSDDKMATDDQDNKQVIQLPAADFDYAYQSATKTTSFQSVSELKRMLQDPSDQDLQPWSVNNQNKLTKTFRYIEEDYDQPSFLAREQAVTPTAIGSAAHLLMQKVNLRAKPSEATFKALFDDLCQRGVLSQQLWPHIQVDKLVAFFDTAVGQLILKQVDHVYREETFSLMVAGSEIFTDMATDDDLLVHGTIDGFILLQDEIFLYDFKTDRIAYLNESQQEQTLIDRYQGQMDLYAQALETIWGRPVTQKMIISLDALKTFFV
- a CDS encoding viroplasmin family protein codes for the protein MAKFYAVKKGKTPGIYKTWPDCQKQVKGFSGAVYKSFTSLEEAEAFMGNGARPVSKTSQGEEIRWLTKDGKNGQVDADTMSVYVDGSFDKNSGYFGYGGVVLYQDTVKTFKGGRNTEGLAKMRNVAGEIIAAMHAVKIAQKSGAKNVVIYHDYMGIAEWALKSWQAKNNYTKEYQQYMQEQAKNLAIGFVKVAAHTGNQYNEHADQLAKDGIRQAKSANK
- a CDS encoding YneF family protein; its protein translation is MLSTGAWILIVIIAAILGAVGGFFIARKYMVNYFEENPPISDDMIRSMMMSMGQKPSEKRVRQITQSMKKSNKKSK